A DNA window from Phoenix dactylifera cultivar Barhee BC4 unplaced genomic scaffold, palm_55x_up_171113_PBpolish2nd_filt_p 001446F, whole genome shotgun sequence contains the following coding sequences:
- the LOC120108630 gene encoding uncharacterized protein LOC120108630 yields MSDSENEVLANYRRKGVKTSSQEATNMPARPAANAVATQADLAGVCQVVAQLLQQQQQTQLSCRPVSSTDTYYEKFRRLHPPMFEGGADYLAAEAWIREIEEMYDALQFPEEVKVKLAVPMLRGNAKFWWIAMKAAVQGNGEQLTWEEFKGKFYNQYFPQSVRLVKQNEFLALKQTENMTVLEYASKFNELGRFCPQFMEEEISKAKRFEQGLRYGIRSRLAVLLFTSYQDVLERALKLEAELNRTEKERDELKRSRATGDQNARPRNSGENANKKKKFGVCKFCNKSHGGPCFKKMGACFNCGQVGHIARDCQQKKNDLRPYWIRGSEAEGDCSGFCTDSAGC; encoded by the coding sequence ATGAGTGATAGCGAGAACGAAGTTCTGGCTAACTATAGAAGAAAAGGAGTGAAAACATCATCTCAAGAAGCTACCAACATGCCAGCAAGGCCAGCTGCAAATGCTGTAGCCACTCAGGCAGATCTTGCTGGGGTATGTCAGGTGGTGGCACAGCTtcttcagcagcagcagcagacgcAGCTCTCTTGCCGACCGGTATCGTCCACCGATACCTATTATGAGAAATTTCGGAGGCTGCACCCTCCAATGTTTGAGGGAGGTGCTGATTATTTGGCTGCGGAGGCCTGGATTCGGGAGATAGAGGAGATGTATGATGCCCTACAATTTCCCGAGGAGGTCAAGGTCAAATTGGCGGTTCCTATGCTCAGAGGAAACGCTAAGTTCTGGTGGATAGCTATGAAGGCTGCTGTCCAAGGAAATGGTGAACAACTGACATGGGAGGAATTTAAAGGTAAATTCTACAACCAATACTTTCCTCAGTCAGTGAGATTGGTGAAGCAGAACGAATTCTTGGCCCTGAAACAGACCGAGAATATGACAGTTTTGGAATATGCCAGCAAGTTTAATGAGTTGGGCAGGTTTTGTCCTCAGTTTATGGAGGAGGAGATAAGTAAAGCTAAAAGGTTTGAACAAGGCCTGAGATATGGGATCAGGTCAAGGTTGGCTGTTCTGCTTTTCACTAGTTACCAGGATGTGTTGGAAAGGGCTTTGAAATTAGAAGCTGAATTGAACAGgacagaaaaggaaagagatgaGCTGAAAAGGTCTAGGGCAACCGGGGATCAGAATGCAAGGCCAAGAAATTCTGGAGAAAAtgcaaacaagaagaagaaattcgGGGTCTGCAAGTTCTGTAACAAGTCACATGGAGGACCTTGCTTTAAGAAGATGGGAGCTTGTTTTAACTGTGGTCAGGTTGGGCATATTGCACGTGATTGTCAGCAGAAGAAGAATGACCTCAGGCCCTACTGGATCAGGGGATCAGAAGCAGAAGGGGACTGCTCGGGTTTTTgcactgactcagcaggatgTTAG